In Rhododendron vialii isolate Sample 1 chromosome 9a, ASM3025357v1, the following are encoded in one genomic region:
- the LOC131301111 gene encoding uncharacterized protein LOC131301111, producing the protein MLLGTGPNPFLMTLLLPLAQSAVSFAIDTFWGKPSRSTKPKGRTKKKPFSRAASSMRTSEDREDFESGNVRESYQSWTAANDISTKQTRDKRASSFGGWDELDKSVGSYKVPKRAPTQRENETQQQKRGKLSRRVKNRETPLLLRLLISVFPFLGSWTKLL; encoded by the coding sequence ATGCTACTGGGCACAGGACCAAACCCTTTCTTGATGACATTATTGCTTCCCTTAGCTCAGTCAGCTGTTTCCTTCGCAATAGATACATTCTGGGGGAAGCCAAGTAGAAGCACTAAGCCGAAGGGCAGGACAAAGAAGAAACCCTTTTCTAGAGCTGCAAGTAGTATGAGAACTAGTGAGGACAGAGAAGACTTTGAGTCTGGCAATGTAAGGGAGAGTTACCAGTCATGGACTGCAGCAAATGATATTTCTACTAAACAAACGCGTGACAAGAGGGCTTCTAGCTTTGGGGGATGGGACGAGCTAGACAAAAGCGTGGGATCTTATAAAGTCCCCAAAAGAGCTCCGACTCAAAGGGAAAACGAGACACAGCAACAGAAGAGAGGCAAACTAAGCAGGAGAGTAAAAAATAGAGAGACACCATTGCTTCTAAGACTCTTGATATCTGTTTTCCCTTTCCTGGGATCATGGACCAAGTTGTTGTGA
- the LOC131301114 gene encoding ammonium transporter 1 member 2-like, whose translation MASYTCSATDLIPHLGPAVANATAVANAICGGFFAVNASLSDTTYAINNTYLLFSAYLVFAMQLGFAMLCAGSVRAKNTMNIMLTSVLDAAAGGLSYYLFGFAFAFGTSSNGFIGRHSFGLTGVPSPDFDYSFFLYQWAFAIAAAGITSGSIAERTQFVAYLIYSTFLTGFVYPVVSHWFWSKDGWASAYRTDGHRLFKSGVIDFAGSGVVHMVGGIAGLWGALIEGPRIGRFDGTGRSVVLRGHSASLVVLGSFLLWFGWYGFNPGSFLTIAKTYGTDRPFYGQWSGVGRTAVTTTLAGCTAALTTLFSKRLLAGHWNVTDVCNGLLGGFAAITSGCSVVEPWSAIVCGFVAAWVLIGCNKLAEKFKYDDPLEAAQLHGGCGAWGILFTGLFAREGYVSEVYSPGRPYGLFMGGGGRLLAAQIIQILAIFGWVTVTMGPLFYSLHKLKLLRISSKDEMAGIDQTRHGGFAYVYHDEDDQSTIPGFTMNRTEPMNSNSTHDRSPPPPPPPNEV comes from the exons ATGGCCTCATACACCTGCTCCGCCACAGACCTCATCCCCCACCTCGGCCCCGCCGTCGCCAACGCCACCGCGGTCGCGAACGCAATCTGCGGCGGCTTCTTCGCCGTCAACGCGAGCCTCTCCGACACCACGTACGCCATCAACAACACCTACCTCCTCTTCTCCGCGTACCTCGTGTTCGCGATGCAGCTCGGCTTCGCCATGCTCTGCGCCGGCTCCGTCAGGGCCAAGAACACCATGAACATAATGCTCACCAGCGTCCTCGACGCCGCGGCCGGTGGCCTCTCCTACTACCTCTTCGGCTTCGCCTTCGCCTTCGGCACGTCCTCCAACGGCTTCATCGGCCGCCACTCGTTCGGACTCACCGGCGTCCCTTCGCCGGATTTCGACTACAGCTTCTTCCTCTACCAATGGGCTTTTGCCATCGCCGCAGCCG GCATCACCAGTGGTTCAATCGCGGAACGGACGCAATTCGTAGCCTACCTCATCTACTCTACCTTCTTAACCGGGTTCGTCTACCCGGTGGTCTCCCACTGGTTCTGGTCCAAGGACGGGTGGGCCAGCGCGTATCGAACCGACGGCCACCGCCTTTTCAAATCCGGAGTCATCGACTTCGCCGGTTCGGGCGTGGTCCACATGGTCGGGGGCATCGCGGGTCTATGGGGTGCCTTAATTGAAGGCCCAAGAATTGGCCGGTTCGATGGAACCGGCCGATCCGTAGTTTTACGAGGCCACAGCGCCTCGCTGGTCGTCCTCGGTTCGTTCCTCCTCTGGTTTGGGTGGTATGGGTTCAACCCCGGCTCGTTTCTAACCATTGCGAAAACGTATGGGACCGACAGGCCTTTTTACGGGCAGTGGAGTGGGGTCGGGAGGACAGCTGTCACGACGACATTGGCCGGGTGCACCGCGGCGCTTACAACCTTATTTAGCAAGAGGTTATTGGCTGGGCATTGGAACGTTACGGACGTGTGCAACGGTTTGCTGGGGGGTTTTGCTGCGATTACCTCTGGGTGTTCCGTGGTGGAACCGTGGTCGGCTATTGTTTGCGGGTTCGTGGCGGCTTGGGTTTTGATTGGGTGTAACAAGCTCGCGGAGAAGTTCAAGTACGATGACCCGTTAGAGGCGGCGCAGCTCCACGGTGGGTGCGGCGCGTGGGGTATACTCTTCACTGGGTTGTTTGCGAGAGAAGG GTATGTGAGCGAGGTGTATTCACCGGGCCGGCCGTATGGGCTATTCATGGGCGGCGGAGGGAGGTTGCTAGCGGCGCAAATCATACAGATCTTGGCGATCTTTGGGTGGGTCACGGTTACCATGGGCCCACTTTTCTACAGTCTACACAAATTGAAGCTGTTGCGGATCTCGAGCAAGGATGAGATGGCGGGAATAGATCAGACGAGGCACGGAGGGTTCGCGTATGTGTACCACGACGAAGACGATCAATCAACCATACCCGGTTTTACTATGAACAGGACCGAGCCCATGAACTCGAATTCCACACATGATCGtagcccaccaccaccaccaccaccaaatgAGGTCTGA